CGGTGGTGGTGGGCAGCCGCAGTCCGGTCGCCGCGTTGAGGTGGTTGCGGAGTTCGACGCCGGTCAGCGAGTCGAAGCCGAGTTCCGTGAAGGCGCTGTCGGCGTCGATCTCCGCGCTGTGGTGGCCGAGTACCGAGGCGACCCGGGCGCTCACCAGGGCGGTGAGGGTGCGCTCGCGTTCCACGGCGGTCATCGGGGCGAGCCGCCGCGCGAGTGCCTCTCCGCCGTCGTCGTTGGCGGACGCGGTGGTGGCGGACCCGCGGGGCGCGGTGGCGGGGACCAGGGCCCGCAGCAGCGGTGGGACGGGGGCGCCCGAGGCCCGGAGTCCCGCGATGTCGAGGCGGCTGACGCCGAGCACCGCCTCGCCGGTGGCGGGTGCGGCGTCGAACAGGTCCATGGCGTCGTCGGCGGCCAGCGGCAGCAGGCCCGAGCGGGCCAGTCGGCGCAGGTCCGCGTCGCCGAGGTGGGCGGCGATGGAGTCGGTTCCCGCCCAGAGTCCCCAGGCGAGGGAGAGTCCGGGCAGCCCCTGGGCCCGGCGGTGCGCGGCCAACGCGTCCAAATACGCGTTGCCCGCGGCGTAGTTCGCCTGACCCGCCGTCCCCAGCAACCCCGCGATCGACGAATACACCACGAACGCGTCCAGACCCGACCCACGCGTCAACTCGTGCAGATGCCACGCCGCGTCGACCTTCGCCCGCAGCACACCGTCCAACCGCTCCACCGTCAGACCGTCGAACGGCACATCGTCCAGCACACCCGCCGCATGCACCACCGCACCCAACGGATTACCGGCACCGAACCGCCCCACCACCTCGGCCAACGCCGAACGATCCGCGACATCCACAGCGGCGAACCCGACCTCCGCACCCGCAGCCCGCAACTCCCCCGCCAACTCCTCCGCACCCGGCGCATCACCACCACGCCGACTCACCAACAGCAGCCGCCGCACACCGTGCCGCTCCACCAGATGCCGGGCGACGACGGTGCCGAGCGCTCCGGTGGCGCCGGTGACCAGGACGGTGCCGCGGTCCCAGCGCGGGGTGTCCTCGCCCTGGGTCGTGGCGGTCTGTGCCGCCGGCCTGGCCCGGATTAGCCGTGGGACCAGGGGCCGGGCGGCGCGCACGGCGATCTGGGGTTCGTGGCGGTGGGCGGCCAGTGCGGGCAGGGTGGCGTCGGCGGTGCCGTCGGTGTCGAGGAGCACGATGCGGCCGGGGTTCTCGGTCTGCGCGGACCGCAGCAGGCCCCACACCGGGGCGTGCGCGAGATCGGTGACGTCCTCCTCGGGGCCGGTCGCGACGGCGCCCCGGGTCACCACGGCCAGCCGGGCGTCGGCGAGCCGCGCATCGGCCAGCAGGGTCTGCACGTCCGTCAGCACGCGGTGGGTGGCGTCCCGCAGCACGGCGGGCAGTTCCTCCCCCACGGCCGGCCGCGCGGAGACGGTCAGCAGCACACCGGAGGGCGCGGGCTCGCCCCGGTCCAGGTCCCGGACGAGCGCCGCGACGTCGGGACGGACGCGGGCCGGGGCGTCGAGCAGCGCGGGCACGACGGACGTCTCGTCCCCGAGGACGATCCAGCCGGCCGGGTCGGCGGTGCCGTCCGGTGTGTCCGGCAGGGGGATCCAGTCGAGGCACAGCAGGCCGTCCGCGGCGCCGGACGCGCGGAGCGCCCCGGCGGACAGCGGGCGCAGGGTGAGCGCGTCGACGGCCGCGACGGGCGTGCCCGTGCCGTCGGCCACGGTCAGGCGGACGGTGGGTGAGGCGCCGTCGCCGTCCTGCCGCGCGAGGCGGACCCGCAGGGTCGTGGCGCCGCGGGTCTCGACCGTGACGCCCGACCAGGCGAACGGGAGCAGGGAGCGGCCCTCGTCACCGGTGACCCCTGGGAGCAGGGGGTGCAGCGCCGCGTCGAGCAGCGCGGGGTCGAGGACGAACCGGGCAGCCTCGGCGCGCCGTTCCTCGTCCAGGGCGACCTCGGCGTAGAGGCCGGTCTCCGTGGTCCACAGTCCGCGCAGGTTGCGGAAGGCCGGGCCGTAGGCGTAGCCGTGTTCCGCGAGCCGCTCGTAGACGCCGGTGAGGTCCGTCTCGACCGCGCCGGGGGGCGGCCAGTCCGTCAGGTCGTCCGTGGGCAGCCTGTCGGCTGCGGTGCCGAGGCGGCCCTCGGCGTGCAGGGTCCAGGCGCCGTCGTCGTCGCCCGCCGTGCCGGTGGGCCGGGAGTAGACCCGCACCGGGCGTCCGCCGCCGTTGTCGGTGGCCCCGGCGACGAGTTGGACCTGTACCGCGCCGTGTCCGGGCAGGATCAGGGGCTCCGCGAGCGTCAGGTCGTCGACACCGGGGGTGCCGAGCTGTTCACCGGCCTGGAGGACGAGGTCGAGGAGGCCGGTGCCGGGCAGCAGGACGACACCGCCGACGGCATGGTCGGCCAGCCAGGGGTGGGTGCGGACGGACAGCCTGCCGGTGATGACGTGTTCGTCGCGGTCCGCGAGGGAGACGGCGGCGCCGAGCAGCGGGTGACCGGTGGCGGTCAGGCCGAGTCCGGCGGCGTCCCGGTCCGGCGTGGCGGGGTCCTGGATCCAGTACCGCTGGTGCTGGAAGGCGTATCCGGGCAGGTCGACGGCGCGGGCCCCGGGGAAGACGGCGTCCCAGGCCAGGTCGGCGCCGCGGGCGGCCAGCAGGCCGAGGGCGGCGGCGAACACCTGGTCGTCGTCGCGGCCCCGGCGCAGGGCGGGGGCGAGCGCGCCCGTCCCGGTGGGGAGCGCGTCCATGACGAGCGTGGTGAGGACGCCGTCCGGTCCGAGTTCCAGCCACTCGGTGACGCCTTCGGCCGCCAGCAGCCGGACGCCGTCGAGGAAGCGGACCGTGCCGCGGATCTGCGCCACCCAGTAGTCGGGGGAGGTGAGTTGTTCGGTCGTCGCGAGTTCCCCGGTGACGTTGGAGACGATCGGGATGCGCGGCGGGCGGAAGGTGAGCCCCTCGGCGACGGCCCTGAACTCGGCCAGCACCTCGTCCATGTGGGACGAGTGGAAGGCGTGGCTGACGGTGAGGCGCTTGGTGCGGCTGCCGCGCTCCGCCCACAGGGCGGTGAGGGCGTCGACCGCGGACGTGTCACCGGAGATCACGGTGGAGCGGGGGGCGTTGACGGCGGCGACGCCCACGCTGTCGCCGTGTCCGGCGAGAGTGGCGCGGACCTCCTCCTCCGTCGCCTCGATGGCCGCCATCGCCCCGCCCTCGCGGGCGGCCTGCATCAGCCGGCCGCGCTCGCTGACCAGGCGGCAGGCGTCGGGCAGGTCGAGGACTCCGGACAGGTGGGCCGCCGCCACCTCGCCGATGGAGTGGCCGATCAGGTAGTCGGGGGTGAGTCCGTGGTGTTCGGCCAGTCGGAAGAGGGCGGTCTCGACGGCGAACAGCGCGACCTGGGTGTAGGCCGTCAGGTCGAGCAGGGCGGAGTCGGCGGAGTCCTCGGCGGCGAAGATCACGTCCTTGAGGGGGCGTTCGAGGAACGGGTCGAGGTGGGCCGCGACCTCGTCGAGCGCGGCGGCGAACACCGGGGAGGACGCGTACAGTCCGCGGCTCATGCCGGGGCGTTGCGAGCCCTGTCCGGTGAGGAGGAAGGCGGTCCTGCCGCGGGGTGTGCGGTCCGCGTGGACGACGGCGGGCGAGGGTTCGTCGTCGGCGAGGGCCGTCAGCGCGGTGCGCAGGGCGTCCCGGTCGCCGGCGAGGACGGCGGCGGCGTGGCTGTGCAGGGCCCGGGTGGTGGCCAGGGAGTGGCCGAGGTCGCCGAGCCGGGTGTCGGGGTGGGCGTCGAGGTGGGCGGCGAGCCGTGCCGCCTGGGCCTTGAGCGCGCGGGGGCCGCGGGCGGAGACGAGGAAGGGCGCGACGGGCAGCGCGGCCGGCGGGGTGGGTTCGTCCTCGGTGGGCGCCGTGTCGACGTCGGGGCCCTGTTCGAGGATGACGTGGGCGTTGGTGCCGCTGATGCCGAAGGAGGAGACGGCGGACCGGCGGGGCCGGTCGGTCCGCGGCCACGGGGTCTCCCGCGTGAGCAGTTCGACGGCACCGGAGTCCCAGTCGACGTACGGGGAGCGCTCCTCGGCGTGCAGCGTCCTGGGCAGGACACCGTGGCGCATCGCCTGCACCATCTTGATCACACCGCCCACGCCGGCAGCCGCCTGGGCGTGACCGATGTTCGACTTCAACGACCCCAGCAGCAAGGGCCGTTCACGTTCCTGGCCGTAGGTGGCCAGCAGCGCCTGCGCCTCGATGGGGTCGCCCAGACGGGTTCCGGTGCCGTGCGCCTCCACCGCGTCGACGTCCGAGGGCGAGAGGCCCGCGCTCGCCAACGCGTCCCGGATGACCCGCTCCTGCGCGGGACCGTTGGGAGCGGTCAGGCCGTTGCTCGCGCCGTCCTGGTTCACCGCCGAGCCCCGCACCACCGCCAGCACCCGATGCCCGTTGCGCCGCGCGTCCGACAGCCGCTCCACCAGGAGCAGTCCCACTCCCTCGGACCAGCCTGTGCCGTCGGCGTCGGCGGAGAACGACTTGCACCGGCCGTCGGGGGCGAGTCCCTTCTGCCGGGCGAACTCGACGAAGGCGACCGGGGTGGACATGACGGTCACTCCGCCGGCCAGGGCGAGGTCGCACTCCCCCGCCCGCAGCGCGTTCGCCGCCAGGTGCAGGGCGACCAGGGACGACGAGCACGCCGTGTCCACCGTCACCGCGGGGCCCTCGAAACCGAAGGTGTACGACAGCCGGCCGGAGACGACGCTGGAGAGGTTGCCCGCCAGCAGGAAGCCCTCGTACTCGGCCGGGCTCGCGGAGAGCCGGGAGGCGTAGTCGTCGTACATGGCGCCGGTGAAGACGCCGGTGCGGGAACCGCGCAGCGCGCCCGGGTCGAGTCCCGCGCTCTCCACCAACTCCCAGGCGGTCTCCAGCAGTAGACGCTGCTGCGGGTCCGTGGCCATCGCCTCACGCGGCGACATCCCGAAGAACTCACGGTCGAACAGATCCGCGTCGTGCAGGAACCCGCCGTGCCGGCTGTACGACGTACCCGCCCGATCCGGATCAGGGTCGTACAACCCCTCCAGATCCCATCCCCGGTTCGACGGGAACTCCGACACCGCGTCGACACCACCCCGCACCAGACCCCACAGGTCCTCCGGTGAAGCCACCCCGCCAGGGAACCGGCACGCCATCCCCACGATGGCGATCGGGTCGTCGGCGACGGCGGCGGCGCGGGGTTCGGGGCGGTCGGTGGCGGGCCGGGTGCCGGGCAGCCGGGAGAGGAGGAAGTCGGCCAAGGCCGTGGCCGAGGGGTGGTCGAAGACGGCGGTGGTGGGCAGCCGCAGTCCGGTCACCGCGTTGAGGCGGTTGCGGAGTTCGACGCCGGCGAGGGAGTCGAATCCGAGGTCCTTGAAGGCGCGTCGCGGGTCGAGCGTGCCGGCTTCGGCGTGGCCGAGGACGGCTGCCACGGTGCTCCGCACCAGGTCGTGGACCGTGTCGTGGCGCGTCTGCGGGGGCTGGGCGGCGACGCGGGCCGCCCAGCCGTCCGCCGTGCCGGAGGCGGCGCGGGCCGCGGCGCGGCGCGGACGCGTTCCGCCGGGCCCGCGGAGCAGGGCCGGTGCCTCGTCGGCTCGGGCCCTCGGCACGGACAGGTCGAGGGCGGCGGGTATCCGCAGGGCCGGGCCCTCGGCGAGTGCCCGGTCGAAGAGGGCGAGTCCGTCCTCGGGGGTGAGGGGGGTGATGCCCATGCGGCGCCAGCGGGCGAGGTCGGTGTCGCCGAGGGCGGCGCCCATGCCGTGGGTGCCGTCCCAGAGTCCCCAGGCGAGGGAGAGTCCGGGCAGCCCCTGGGCCCGGCGGTGCGCGGCCAACGCGTCCAAGTACGCGTTGCCCGCAGCGTAGTTCGCCTGACCCGCCGTCCCCAGCAACCCCGCGATCGACGAATACACCACGAACGCGTCCAGACCCGACCCACGCGTCAACTCGTGCAGATGCCACGCCGCGTCGACCTTCGCCCGCAGCACACCGTCCAACCGCTCCACCGTCAGACCGTCGAACGGCACATCGTCCAGCACACCCGCCGCATGCACCACCGCACCCAACGGATTACCGTCACCGAACCGCCCCACCACCTCGGCCAACGCCGAACGATCCGCGACATCCACCGCGGCGAACCCGACCTCCGCACCCGCAGCCCGCAACTCCCCCGCCAACTCCTCCGCACCCGGCGCATCACCACCACGCCGACTCACCAACAGCAGCCGCCGCACACCGTGCCGCTCCACCAGATGCCGCGCGAACAGGGCACCGAGGCCGCCCGTGCCGCCAGTGACGAGCACGGTCTTCTCGGGGTCGAGGGGCGGCGCTGTGCGGGGGCCGGCGGCCGGGTCGCGCACGATCCGGGGGACCGTCATCCGGCCCGCCCGTACGGCGAGTTGGGGTTCGCCGGTGGCGAGGGCCGCGGCGACCAGGGTCTCCGCGGCGGCGGGCTCCGTGCCGTCGTCGGGGTCGAGGTCAAGGAGGACCAGGCGGCCCGGGTGCTCGGACTGCGCGGCTCGGCCCAGGCCCCACACGGGGGCGCTCGCGAGCCCGGCGACGCCCTCGCCCCGCTCCACCGCCACGGCGCCCCGGGTGACCAGCACCAGCCGGGTGTCGTCGTACCGCTCGTCGGAGAGGAAGCGCTGGGTCAGGGAGAGTACGGCGGCCAGCGTCTCGTGGGCCGTGGTGACCTCGTCCCGACCGGGGTCCTCGGTCAGGAGCCGGTCGACATGGACGAGGACGGCGTCGAGGTCTGCCTCGCCGGCCGCCCGCCCGTGGGGCAGTTCGCCGTGCGGGGCCTCCGCGATCCGGGGTGCCGCGGGCGCCGTGGCGGGGAGCGGGAGGACTGTCCACGCCACGGTGTGGAGGGCGGCGGGGCCCTCGTCGGCCGGGGCGAGGCGGTCGCGGGGTACGGGCCGCAGGGTGAGCGACCCGACGGAGACCACGGCGCGGCCCGTGGTGTCGGTCGCGGTGACGGCGAAGGTGTCGGTGCCGGTGGGCGAGATACGGACGCGGAGGTCGGTCGCCCCGGTGGCGTGCAGGACGGTGTCGTTCCAGGAGAACGGCAGGCGAATCGCGCCGGACCCGTCCGTCCCGTCCGTCCCGTCAGGGGTCGCCGAGGCGGCGGCGTGCAGGACCAGGGGGTGCAGGACGGCGTCGAGGAGCGCCGGGTGGGCGGTGAAGCGGTCGGCGTCCGGGTGCTGTTCCGCGGGCAGGGACACCTCGGCGTACAGGTCGCCGTCCCGGTGCCAGAGGGCCTTGAGCCCCTGGAAGGCGGGCCCGTAGTGGTAGCCGAGGTCCGCGAGGCGGTCGTAGACGGCGTCGAGCGGCTGCGCCGTGGCCCCTTCGGGCGGCCACACCTCCTGCGTGCCGGCGGTGACGGGCTCCCCCGTGCCGCCGAGGACACCCGAGGCGTGGCGGGTCCAGGTGCGGTCGTCGCCGGGGTCGCCGTCACGGCGTGCGAAGACCGTGAAGGAGCGCGTTCCGGCGGCGTCGGGCGCGTCGACGGAGACCTGGAGGCGGGCCGCTCCCCGGGCCGGCAGGACGAGCGGGGCCTCCAGGGTGAGTTCCTCGACCCGCTCGGCTTCGAGCAGTCCGCCCGCGGTCAGGGCCAGTTCGAGGAAGGCGGTGCCGGGGAGCAGGGCCGTGCCGCCGATGACGTGGTCGGCGAGCCAGGAGTGTTCCGACGCGCTGACGCGGCCGGTGAGGAGCCGGTCCTCACGGCCCGCGAGGTCCACGGCGGTGGTCAGCAGCGGGTGGTCGGCGGGGTCGAGGCCGAGGCCGCGGGCGTCGGTGCCGCCGCTGTCGGCGGGGAGCCAGTGGCGGGCCCGCTGGAAGGCGTAGGTCGGCAGGTCGACGCGGTGGGCGTCCGGGAAGAACGACGCGGCGTCCAGGGGCGCGCCCCGGGTGAGGGCGGTCGCCAGCGCGGTGGTCAGCGTCTGCGGCTCGGGGCGCCCCGCGCGCATGAGGGGCACGGCGGCCGGTTCGCCCGACAGGCTGTCGCGCACCATGGACGTGAGGACGGCGTCGGGGCCCGCCTCGATGAAGACGGTGGCGCCGTGCCGCTGAAGCGTGCGGGCCGCGTCCATGAAGCGGACCGTGCCGCGGATCTGCCCGGCCCAGTGGTCGGGTGAGGTGAGGGTGTCGGCGCCGGCCGTCTCGCCGGTGACGGTGGAGACGATCGGGATGCGCGGCGGGTGGAAGG
The sequence above is a segment of the Streptomyces griseoviridis genome. Coding sequences within it:
- a CDS encoding type I polyketide synthase, whose product is MTNEQHLGTSAARGEGDQAIAVVGLSCRLPGADGPAAFWELLSTGTSAVTAVPEGRWQPVSAEGASQPAVDGSGPADATSGAGTRRGGFLAHLDTFDAAFFGISPREAVTMDPQQRLVLELAWEALEDAGTLPAALAGSRTAVFVGTQRDDYSALLYQHGERAITQHTMAGVNRGVIANRVSYHLGLRGPSMTVDSAQSSSLVAVHLACESLRSGESEAAVVAGVHLNILAESAASAERFGGLSPDGTIYAFDARANGFVRGEGGGAVILKPLARAVADGDRVHGVILASAVNNDGATPGLTVPDRASQEQVLRHAYEKAAVDPAAVQYVELHGTGTPVGDPIEAAALGAVLGSGRDPERPLRVGSVKTNIGHLEGAAGIAGLIKALLALSHRTIPASLNFETPNPRIPLAELGLRVQSAPSDWPEPDRTLLAGVSSFGMGGTNAHVVLAEHPAPAPRPEPAQTPRSRSAAAPGPAALPPSAPATDPAPVPWVVTGRDAAALRDQAARLHAAVTADATLDPADVGLTLAAHRTVFDHRAVVLGGDRGTLLDGLAALAASGTGAGVARPDRPAVVFTGQGSQRVGMGRELRAAFPVFAEAFDEVCAHLDPLLDRPLSEVIESGDGLDDTGFTQPAIFAVEVALYRLVSSWGVVPSQVAGHSIGEVAAAHAAGVLSLGDAARLVAARGRLMQALPPGGVMAAVRADENEVAKLLADEPLAAIAAVNGPLSTVVSGDEDAVERIIGRLCAQGRNVRRLTVSHAFHSPLMDPMLEDFRRAVTDLTFHEPTLPAVSTVTGRPVGPGEWSSPEYWVGQIRRPVRYLDAVRTLKSAGVPTLLELGPAAVCSPMAVECLDDTDAMAPVATLRAGRPEPHALLTGVAAAFVRGAEVDWAAVPTVGDGRRVTLPTYAFQRERHWITGPARPAASLPEAPATAAATPAVPAAPADLTDLPGLVTDRIAAVLEYPADRRVEPHASFRELGFDSLMSVELRDTLAAATGLRLPSGLLFDRPTPAALIDHLTTLLEGSGAEATAPVLRAETSTEPIAIVGMACRYPGGIASPEDLWRLLADGGDAISGFPTDRGWDEELFDRDAGRNGKSSVREGGFLYDAPLFDNTLFGISPREALAMDPQQRLLLETAWEALERAGLDADTLRGSRTGVFVGATALDYGPRMHQAPDTVEGHVLTGTAPSVMSGRIAYQFGFVGPAVTIDTACSSSLVALHLAVRSLRSGETGLALAGGATVMSSPGMFVEFSRQRGLAADGRSKSFAAGADGTSWAEGVGLLVVERLSDALKNGHPVLATIRGSAVNQDGASNGLTAPSGPSQEHVIRQALADAGLDPADVDAVEAHGTGTRLGDPIEAEALIATYGRDRAHPLQVGSLKSNIGHTQAAAGVGGVIKMVQAMRHGVLPRTLHVDAPTPFVDWDSGSVELLTRETEWPDTGRPRRSAVSSFGISGTNAHLIVEHDPATEPAPPAGPERPEPTAPAPWLITARDDAALRAQAARLRDHLRTTEAHPADIGRALATTRARLDRRAVVLGTGRDTFLAGLDALASGTDAPHLVTGDVAGTGRTAVLFTGQGAQRARMGSELYASSPVFAAALDEVCAALDPHLRRPLRAVLSAPADSDDGALLHRTAYTQPALFAVGTALFRLLEHHGLTPALLAGHSIGEVTAAHVAGVLSLDDAALLVAARGRLMESARSGGAMIAIEAEEAELADDLARHAAALAVAAVNGPTSLVISGDQDAAEEVAAHWRARGRRTRRLQVSHAFHSPHMDDVLAEFRSVAEGLTFHPPRIPIVSTVTGETAGADTLTSPDHWAGQIRGTVRFMDAARTLQRHGATVFIEAGPDAVLTSMVRDSLSGEPAAVPLMRAGRPEPQTLTTALATALTRGAPLDAASFFPDAHRVDLPTYAFQRARHWLPADSGGTDARGLGLDPADHPLLTTAVDLAGREDRLLTGRVSASEHSWLADHVIGGTALLPGTAFLELALTAGGLLEAERVEELTLEAPLVLPARGAARLQVSVDAPDAAGTRSFTVFARRDGDPGDDRTWTRHASGVLGGTGEPVTAGTQEVWPPEGATAQPLDAVYDRLADLGYHYGPAFQGLKALWHRDGDLYAEVSLPAEQHPDADRFTAHPALLDAVLHPLVLHAAASATPDGTDGTDGSGAIRLPFSWNDTVLHATGATDLRVRISPTGTDTFAVTATDTTGRAVVSVGSLTLRPVPRDRLAPADEGPAALHTVAWTVLPLPATAPAAPRIAEAPHGELPHGRAAGEADLDAVLVHVDRLLTEDPGRDEVTTAHETLAAVLSLTQRFLSDERYDDTRLVLVTRGAVAVERGEGVAGLASAPVWGLGRAAQSEHPGRLVLLDLDPDDGTEPAAAETLVAAALATGEPQLAVRAGRMTVPRIVRDPAAGPRTAPPLDPEKTVLVTGGTGGLGALFARHLVERHGVRRLLLVSRRGGDAPGAEELAGELRAAGAEVGFAAVDVADRSALAEVVGRFGDGNPLGAVVHAAGVLDDVPFDGLTVERLDGVLRAKVDAAWHLHELTRGSGLDAFVVYSSIAGLLGTAGQANYAAGNAYLDALAAHRRAQGLPGLSLAWGLWDGTHGMGAALGDTDLARWRRMGITPLTPEDGLALFDRALAEGPALRIPAALDLSVPRARADEAPALLRGPGGTRPRRAAARAASGTADGWAARVAAQPPQTRHDTVHDLVRSTVAAVLGHAEAGTLDPRRAFKDLGFDSLAGVELRNRLNAVTGLRLPTTAVFDHPSATALADFLLSRLPGTRPATDRPEPRAAAVADDPIAIVGMACRFPGGVASPEDLWGLVRGGVDAVSEFPSNRGWDLEGLYDPDPDRAGTSYSRHGGFLHDADLFDREFFGMSPREAMATDPQQRLLLETAWELVESAGLDPGALRGSRTGVFTGAMYDDYASRLSASPAEYEGFLLAGNLSSVVSGRLSYTFGFEGPAVTVDTACSSSLVALHLAANALRAGECDLALAGGVTVMSTPVAFVEFARQKGLAPDGRCKSFSADADGTGWSEGVGLLLVERLSDARRNGHRVLAVVRGSAVNQDGASNGLTAPNGPAQERVIRDALASAGLSPSDVDAVEAHGTGTRLGDPIEAQALLATYGQERERPLLLGSLKSNIGHAQAAAGVGGVIKMVQAMRHGVLPRTLHAEERSPYVDWDSGAVELLTRETPWPRTDRPRRSAVSSFGISGTNAHVILEQGPDVDTAPTEDEPTPPAALPVAPFLVSARGPRALKAQAARLAAHLDAHPDTRLGDLGHSLATTRALHSHAAAVLAGDRDALRTALTALADDEPSPAVVHADRTPRGRTAFLLTGQGSQRPGMSRGLYASSPVFAAALDEVAAHLDPFLERPLKDVIFAAEDSADSALLDLTAYTQVALFAVETALFRLAEHHGLTPDYLIGHSIGEVAAAHLSGVLDLPDACRLVSERGRLMQAAREGGAMAAIEATEEEVRATLAGHGDSVGVAAVNAPRSTVISGDTSAVDALTALWAERGSRTKRLTVSHAFHSSHMDEVLAEFRAVAEGLTFRPPRIPIVSNVTGELATTEQLTSPDYWVAQIRGTVRFLDGVRLLAAEGVTEWLELGPDGVLTTLVMDALPTGTGALAPALRRGRDDDQVFAAALGLLAARGADLAWDAVFPGARAVDLPGYAFQHQRYWIQDPATPDRDAAGLGLTATGHPLLGAAVSLADRDEHVITGRLSVRTHPWLADHAVGGVVLLPGTGLLDLVLQAGEQLGTPGVDDLTLAEPLILPGHGAVQVQLVAGATDNGGGRPVRVYSRPTGTAGDDDGAWTLHAEGRLGTAADRLPTDDLTDWPPPGAVETDLTGVYERLAEHGYAYGPAFRNLRGLWTTETGLYAEVALDEERRAEAARFVLDPALLDAALHPLLPGVTGDEGRSLLPFAWSGVTVETRGATTLRVRLARQDGDGASPTVRLTVADGTGTPVAAVDALTLRPLSAGALRASGAADGLLCLDWIPLPDTPDGTADPAGWIVLGDETSVVPALLDAPARVRPDVAALVRDLDRGEPAPSGVLLTVSARPAVGEELPAVLRDATHRVLTDVQTLLADARLADARLAVVTRGAVATGPEEDVTDLAHAPVWGLLRSAQTENPGRIVLLDTDGTADATLPALAAHRHEPQIAVRAARPLVPRLIRARPAAQTATTQGEDTPRWDRGTVLVTGATGALGTVVARHLVERHGVRRLLLVSRRGGDAPGAEELAGELRAAGAEVGFAAVDVADRSALAEVVGRFGAGNPLGAVVHAAGVLDDVPFDGLTVERLDGVLRAKVDAAWHLHELTRGSGLDAFVVYSSIAGLLGTAGQANYAAGNAYLDALAAHRRAQGLPGLSLAWGLWAGTDSIAAHLGDADLRRLARSGLLPLAADDAMDLFDAAPATGEAVLGVSRLDIAGLRASGAPVPPLLRALVPATAPRGSATTASANDDGGEALARRLAPMTAVERERTLTALVSARVASVLGHHSAEIDADSAFTELGFDSLTGVELRNHLNAATGLRLPTTTVFDHPTPRALAAHLLTRLVAETPEGEPVLTELSRLRSAIEESASDAATYQRITAQLRDLLDAADLAHGALRTDGTADDPDGLLETASDEELFALVDELD